In a single window of the Diospyros lotus cultivar Yz01 chromosome 10, ASM1463336v1, whole genome shotgun sequence genome:
- the LOC127812274 gene encoding uncharacterized protein LOC127812274 isoform X1, whose translation MGMWEFISATTETVKRNAPDLSSVKGACRSSYNFAWTAVGKADRAVRDNVVVNRVNHHLANDEDRAKIGRLAKNAAFYGFQEGIKYIPGGTPIVNILSRSLQDEKKKKTEDNKQAIEALQARITKLEKESGGKLPDGVETVSRGHGKEDSRAGQYSNANQKPEDAIRIFMMKEFSGRHITGKIFDDLFVPGVGRQRNEK comes from the exons atggGAATGTGGGAATTCATCAGCGCAACCACCGAGACAGTGAAGCGAAACGCACCCGATCTGAGTTCCGTGAAGGGAGCGTGCCGCAGCTCATACAATTTCGCCTGGACGGCCGTCGGAAAAGCAGATCGGGCCGTCAGAGATAACGTCGTCGTTAACAGGGTGAACCACCACCTGGCCAACGACGAAGATCGGGCCAAGATCGGCCGTTTGGCCAAAAACGCCGCTTTCTATGGCTTCCAAGAGGGCATCAAATACATCCCCG GAGGGACACCAATTGTTAACATCCTCTCGCGATCGCTTCAggacgagaagaagaagaaaaccgaGGACAATAAACAAGCAATAGAGGCATTGCAAGCTAGGATCACCAAACTGGAGAAAGAATCCGGCGGCAAATTACCCGATGGAGTCGAAACGGTCAGTCGCGGCCATGGCAAAGAAGACTCGAGAGCTGGCCAATACTCCAACGCAAACCAGAAACCGGAAGATGCGATAAGAATCTTCATGATGAAGGAATTCAGCGGTAGGCATATCACCGGAAAAATATTCGACGATCTGTTCGTTCCCGGGGTTGGCCGCCAGAGGAACGAGAAGTGA